One segment of Agrococcus sp. ProA11 DNA contains the following:
- a CDS encoding CoA ester lyase, giving the protein MTVALYVPGDRPDRFDKAMRSGADIVILDLEDAVAGDRKAEARAAVERFLLDHSAGERQHEDAPVQLRTSTVQLQVRLGDIGDLAVAGRFDVGLRVPKAGIDLLDRIVGELGDASRRLHAIVEDAAGVAALDAIAAHPAVASVALGESDLRSDLGSSSPAMLEHLRIRLVLAVRAAGLDAPLMSVYPAIGDPAGLEEDCRAGAALGFGGRTAVHPKQIDVIRQAFAPSDADRAWAHAVLDALDAADGGVTTLADGQMVDEAMRLRAQRILRAADAANRARS; this is encoded by the coding sequence ATGACCGTCGCGCTGTACGTGCCGGGCGATCGACCCGACCGATTCGACAAGGCCATGCGCTCGGGCGCCGACATCGTGATCCTCGACCTCGAGGATGCCGTCGCGGGCGACCGGAAGGCCGAGGCCCGTGCGGCCGTGGAGCGCTTCCTGCTCGACCACAGCGCCGGGGAACGGCAGCACGAGGACGCGCCTGTGCAACTTCGGACCAGCACCGTGCAGCTGCAGGTGCGCCTCGGCGACATCGGCGACCTCGCCGTCGCCGGGCGCTTCGACGTCGGCCTGCGGGTGCCGAAGGCAGGCATCGACCTGCTCGACCGCATCGTGGGCGAGCTCGGCGACGCGAGCCGGCGGCTGCATGCGATCGTCGAGGACGCCGCCGGTGTCGCCGCCCTCGACGCGATCGCGGCCCATCCCGCGGTCGCCTCCGTCGCGCTGGGGGAGTCGGATCTGCGCAGCGACCTGGGCTCGTCGAGCCCCGCGATGCTGGAGCATCTGCGCATCCGGCTCGTGCTCGCCGTCCGCGCGGCGGGGCTCGATGCGCCGCTCATGTCGGTCTACCCGGCGATCGGCGACCCGGCTGGGCTGGAGGAGGACTGCCGTGCCGGCGCCGCGCTCGGCTTCGGCGGCCGCACGGCCGTGCACCCGAAGCAGATCGACGTCATCCGCCAAGCGTTCGCCCCCAGCGATGCTGACCGCGCGTGGGCGCACGCCGTGCTCGATGCGCTCGACGCTGCGGACGGCGGCGTCACGACGCTCGCCGACGGGCAGATGGTCGACGAGGCGATGCGCCTGCGAGCGCAACGGATCCTGCGCGCGGCAGACGCGGCGAATCGAGCGCGAAGCTGA